The following proteins are co-located in the Leptospira hartskeerlii genome:
- the htpX gene encoding protease HtpX, with translation MALFRRFGLFALTNIAVIFTIGLLLKLSGLDVYLARSGVPYATTLLFATIWGMGGAFISLLLSKFMVKASMGVQVIDPRNASGWQRDLLTRVQRLAQGAGLPMPEVGYYESPEINAFATGPSRNSALVAVSTGLLNGMDSEELDGVLGHELSHVANGDMVTMTLVQGVINSFVIFFSWIVSKVIVSQLNRNDDRGSSGGFFMEFMIRQLLMVVFGLLGSIVVAYVSRAREFRADAGGAKLAGRSSMISALERLKLAFTRDPIDQRGETIAALKISNRAGGLASLFATHPPLEERIAALRAKAY, from the coding sequence ATGGCGCTTTTTCGCAGATTTGGATTATTCGCGCTTACCAATATCGCGGTAATCTTCACGATCGGATTATTACTCAAACTTTCGGGATTGGATGTATATTTAGCCAGATCCGGAGTACCTTACGCAACTACCCTCTTGTTCGCAACGATCTGGGGTATGGGAGGAGCATTCATTTCTTTGCTGCTTTCCAAGTTTATGGTAAAGGCCTCCATGGGAGTCCAAGTTATCGATCCGAGAAACGCATCCGGATGGCAAAGAGATCTTTTAACTAGAGTGCAAAGATTGGCTCAAGGTGCAGGACTACCTATGCCTGAAGTCGGATATTACGAATCACCAGAGATCAACGCATTTGCTACAGGCCCTAGTAGAAATAGCGCATTAGTCGCCGTATCTACCGGACTTTTGAACGGAATGGATAGCGAAGAGTTAGATGGAGTTTTAGGACACGAACTTTCTCACGTAGCCAATGGAGACATGGTAACCATGACATTGGTACAGGGAGTAATCAACTCATTCGTGATTTTCTTCTCTTGGATCGTAAGTAAAGTCATCGTTTCTCAATTGAATCGTAACGATGATAGAGGATCCAGTGGTGGATTTTTTATGGAGTTCATGATCAGACAACTTCTTATGGTGGTCTTCGGACTTTTAGGATCCATAGTAGTTGCTTATGTTTCTAGAGCCAGAGAGTTCCGTGCTGATGCAGGCGGAGCAAAATTGGCTGGAAGATCTAGCATGATCTCTGCTTTAGAAAGATTAAAACTAGCTTTCACAAGAGATCCGATCGATCAAAGAGGAGAAACAATCGCCGCTTTGAAAATTTCCAATAGAGCCGGAGGACTTGCTTCCTTATTTGCAACCCACCCTCCTCTAGAAGAAAGAATTGCTGCTCTTAGAGCAAAAGCATACTAA
- a CDS encoding adenine phosphoribosyltransferase, whose protein sequence is MSIVKSKIRTIPDYPRKGILFRDITSLLLDPEGLALTIGTFVDRYTGKGITKVAGIEARGFIIGAPLAFQLGVGFIPIRKKGKLPSETVSQEYDLEYGKDVIEIHKDSVFPGDRILLMDDLIATGGTMIAAVQLLQKLGAEVPEVGVIIDLPDLGGATKLNKDLGVNVFSICEFEGH, encoded by the coding sequence ATGTCCATAGTTAAAAGCAAAATTCGCACGATCCCGGATTATCCCCGCAAAGGAATCCTATTCAGAGACATCACTTCCCTATTATTAGATCCGGAAGGTTTAGCTCTTACCATAGGAACTTTCGTGGACCGGTACACCGGCAAAGGAATCACTAAAGTCGCCGGAATCGAAGCCAGAGGTTTTATCATTGGTGCACCTCTTGCGTTCCAACTTGGAGTCGGATTTATTCCGATCCGTAAAAAAGGAAAACTCCCTTCCGAAACCGTTTCCCAAGAATACGATCTAGAATACGGAAAAGATGTGATCGAAATACATAAAGATTCCGTATTTCCGGGAGATAGGATCCTACTTATGGATGATCTGATCGCAACAGGCGGGACAATGATCGCTGCAGTACAGTTATTACAAAAACTAGGAGCAGAAGTTCCGGAAGTAGGAGTTATCATCGATCTTCCTGATCTGGGCGGAGCTACAAAATTAAACAAAGACTTAGGTGTAAACGTATTCTCTATTTGTGAATTCGAAGGACATTAA
- a CDS encoding leucine-rich repeat domain-containing protein: MRKIFLVLYFLFACSQSNHLISVRNSEGEILGNYPKDIRWLGFEDNLTWRDLSPFSGLEILELNSKDIKSLESLPELPKLRYVHLSGSFVRDLSPLNRFAKLDSLVLNQTEISDQDLKNYLYWNRLTRIELTDSKISNLGFLGPGCSVRHLQLKNTKITDLRPLENCTKLMELYLGGTQVKDLSPLYGLTNLFHLQLDNSDVSAKEISDFRKIQPYVKIIPGLRKILNSENGLD, from the coding sequence ATGAGGAAAATTTTTCTAGTCCTCTATTTCTTATTCGCCTGTTCCCAATCGAATCATCTTATCTCCGTACGGAATTCTGAAGGTGAGATCTTAGGTAACTATCCTAAAGATATTAGATGGTTGGGATTCGAAGACAATCTTACTTGGAGAGACCTGTCCCCATTCTCCGGATTAGAAATCCTGGAACTAAATTCTAAAGATATAAAATCATTGGAAAGTTTACCTGAACTTCCTAAACTCAGATATGTCCATTTATCCGGATCTTTTGTAAGAGATCTTTCTCCTCTAAATCGGTTTGCAAAACTGGACAGCCTGGTGCTCAACCAAACGGAGATAAGCGACCAAGATCTGAAAAATTATCTGTATTGGAATAGATTGACTAGAATAGAACTGACTGATTCTAAAATTTCCAATCTGGGATTTTTAGGACCTGGTTGCAGCGTTAGGCACTTGCAACTAAAAAATACTAAGATCACAGACCTAAGGCCTTTAGAGAATTGTACAAAATTAATGGAATTATATTTGGGTGGAACCCAAGTGAAGGACTTAAGTCCCCTATATGGTCTTACAAACCTGTTCCACCTACAACTAGATAATTCAGATGTTTCTGCAAAAGAAATTTCCGATTTTAGAAAGATCCAACCCTATGTAAAGATCATACCTGGCCTACGTAAGATCTTAAATTCGGAAAACGGACTAGATTAA
- a CDS encoding S1C family serine protease produces the protein MQILKSGLILLAFSIHFPLFSEERSDFDHVRKAVVQIKVYSQAFSAFTPWATDGVRASSGTGFLIGNKRILTNAHVISNAKYVQVQRYNQTEWYRVKILHVAHDCDLAVLEAEDPEFYKDSTDLSLGEIPELNSSLIVVGYPIGGNKVSVTRGIVSRKEQSKYEHSSVDSHLVLQVDAAINPGNSGGPAIQNNKVVGVAFQVATKGENIGYLIPTKVIHHFLKDIEDGRYDGYVELGIGTFNSFNTSLRKAKGIPDGLEGVFVTRILPNGSADGYLKEGDYLTEIDGLTIGRNGTITLDKDARVDFTETVDDKYSGEPIRFKVFRNGKLIDVEFKAKRMPDFDFMRNRYDTPFDYSMIGGLLFQEMSRDLLGAWSRSGSTSGGSQFLYRYDYFIEDGIGRTKKADVVLYRKLAHPVNSSSDYFLNLVLESVNGEAINSLADLKRIISESKSKFLKLKFLNIDLPLILDREETQKADSQIRSTYGLE, from the coding sequence ATGCAGATCCTGAAATCCGGTCTGATCTTACTAGCATTCTCCATTCATTTTCCTCTCTTCTCGGAAGAAAGAAGCGATTTCGATCATGTGCGAAAAGCAGTCGTGCAGATCAAGGTCTATTCCCAAGCATTCAGCGCATTTACCCCTTGGGCTACTGACGGAGTTCGTGCAAGTTCAGGCACCGGATTCCTGATCGGTAATAAAAGAATATTAACAAATGCTCATGTAATCTCAAACGCAAAGTACGTTCAGGTACAGAGATACAACCAGACAGAATGGTACAGGGTTAAGATCCTACATGTAGCACACGATTGCGACTTAGCGGTTTTAGAAGCGGAAGATCCGGAATTTTACAAGGATTCCACAGATTTAAGCCTGGGAGAAATCCCTGAACTGAATTCTTCCCTCATCGTTGTAGGATATCCTATCGGAGGAAATAAGGTCTCGGTAACCAGAGGGATCGTTTCCAGAAAAGAACAATCCAAATACGAGCATTCTTCCGTAGACAGTCACTTGGTATTGCAAGTAGATGCTGCGATCAACCCGGGGAATTCCGGAGGACCCGCCATCCAAAATAATAAGGTGGTGGGAGTCGCTTTCCAAGTCGCAACCAAAGGGGAGAATATAGGCTACCTGATCCCTACCAAAGTGATCCACCATTTTCTGAAAGATATAGAAGACGGAAGATACGACGGTTACGTGGAACTTGGGATCGGAACATTCAATTCTTTTAATACTTCTCTCAGGAAAGCCAAAGGTATCCCGGACGGTTTAGAAGGTGTATTTGTAACTAGGATACTTCCAAACGGTTCCGCTGATGGTTATCTGAAAGAGGGAGATTATCTGACCGAGATAGACGGTCTTACAATCGGAAGAAATGGGACCATTACCTTGGACAAGGACGCTAGGGTAGATTTTACGGAAACAGTAGATGATAAATATTCCGGAGAGCCGATCCGATTTAAGGTATTCCGTAACGGCAAACTGATCGATGTGGAATTCAAAGCCAAAAGAATGCCTGATTTCGATTTTATGAGAAACAGGTACGATACACCGTTTGATTATTCCATGATCGGTGGATTATTATTCCAAGAAATGTCTAGAGATCTTCTGGGAGCTTGGAGTAGAAGTGGTAGCACTTCCGGCGGCAGCCAGTTCTTATACAGATACGATTATTTTATAGAAGATGGAATAGGCAGGACCAAAAAAGCGGATGTGGTTCTATACAGAAAATTGGCTCATCCGGTAAATTCATCTTCCGATTATTTCCTGAATCTGGTTTTAGAATCAGTCAACGGAGAAGCGATCAATAGTTTGGCAGACCTGAAAAGAATTATCTCCGAATCCAAGTCTAAATTCTTAAAATTAAAATTTCTGAATATTGATCTTCCATTGATCTTGGATCGAGAGGAAACCCAAAAGGCGGATTCCCAGATCAGAAGCACCTACGGTTTGGAGTAA
- a CDS encoding ClpXP protease specificity-enhancing factor SspB has product MDSPNLEDIQTLREFKKQLFSVYWERFGTFYVHVMPHPDLKIGKRGLVGEEPESGIILVIGPRAARDIKIEEEWVYAELQFGYTWEQVFLPWDGIFRYFDKSQQTVTQMRIYLGKPEQTSKKEEVSPAETKEEVSDSESGSSKRKDNVIQVDFGSKTKK; this is encoded by the coding sequence ATGGATAGTCCGAATTTAGAAGACATACAGACACTTCGAGAATTCAAAAAACAACTCTTTTCAGTGTACTGGGAAAGGTTCGGCACATTCTATGTACACGTAATGCCTCATCCGGATCTAAAGATCGGAAAAAGAGGACTAGTGGGAGAAGAACCCGAATCAGGTATCATCCTAGTCATCGGGCCCCGCGCCGCAAGAGATATCAAAATAGAAGAAGAATGGGTCTACGCAGAACTACAGTTCGGCTATACCTGGGAGCAAGTCTTCCTGCCTTGGGACGGAATTTTCAGATATTTCGACAAGTCCCAACAAACAGTCACTCAAATGAGAATTTATTTAGGTAAACCGGAACAAACTTCTAAAAAAGAGGAAGTGTCTCCGGCAGAAACCAAGGAAGAAGTTTCCGATTCGGAATCAGGATCTTCAAAACGAAAAGATAATGTAATCCAAGTAGACTTCGGGAGTAAAACAAAGAAATGA
- a CDS encoding LB_289 family protein, with protein sequence MKRTELERRERDLRKAQKKQEALDKRGGGNGVGDFIDQLSGLFRYDATEIFNTKDDINILEVLEEMQMILPQKKWDDVLKKAIKKTGVLEKDRAYKELLELLSVEEENEDEEEEVGV encoded by the coding sequence ATGAAACGGACCGAATTGGAGAGACGAGAAAGAGATCTCCGCAAAGCGCAAAAAAAACAAGAGGCCCTAGATAAACGCGGAGGCGGAAACGGAGTCGGCGATTTTATCGATCAGCTTTCCGGACTATTCCGTTACGACGCTACTGAGATCTTTAATACAAAAGACGATATCAATATTCTGGAAGTTTTGGAAGAGATGCAAATGATCCTTCCACAGAAAAAATGGGACGATGTTCTTAAAAAAGCGATTAAGAAAACTGGCGTTCTAGAAAAAGACAGAGCCTATAAAGAACTCCTAGAACTTTTAAGCGTAGAAGAAGAGAACGAGGACGAAGAAGAAGAAGTAGGCGTTTAA
- a CDS encoding Fur family transcriptional regulator: MEEDKKSASRNTKQKGEILRVIRDAKGPLSVKEIHDISKKSIQNIGIATVYRSVNHLLESGSIHEIQLPGESSRFEISHLDHHHHFHCKLCDRVFDVEICPFPMENLPKGFTLDSHEIILYGVCSECNHSSK; this comes from the coding sequence ATGGAAGAAGATAAAAAATCCGCCTCTCGAAATACCAAACAAAAGGGCGAGATCCTGAGAGTCATCCGTGACGCAAAAGGTCCTCTTTCGGTAAAGGAAATCCACGATATCTCTAAAAAATCCATACAGAATATAGGGATCGCCACCGTATACAGGTCGGTGAATCATTTGTTGGAATCAGGTTCAATCCATGAGATCCAATTGCCTGGAGAATCTTCCCGCTTTGAGATCAGTCATCTGGACCATCATCATCATTTCCATTGTAAACTTTGTGATCGAGTTTTTGATGTAGAGATCTGTCCTTTCCCTATGGAAAATCTTCCTAAGGGGTTTACATTAGATTCTCATGAAATTATATTGTACGGCGTTTGTTCCGAATGTAACCACTCTTCAAAATGA
- a CDS encoding S1C family serine protease, which translates to MKSKILLIILSICVFSSGLSAKKPKSSSKTVPNGVASQAKVEEEYKKSIVQIKISYQEPDYFNPWKKKNPKVRRGVGIVVPGEKILLPAHLLTHSTLIEVKKHSSYAETKATVARQDPESDLALLKIEEENFFKDLIPFEFQKEIDYPRQVSIYQLDNSGSIQSASGALISMDLDQYPQGMVELPVLDVNSTETLNGNGEVLLEKGKVSGILFDFSGDKNSGRAIPSFLISKFLGDFGKTEIPFKGFRYRPIMDKATKDYYSLKTKDQGILVAEILPDSSADGILKIGDVVLEFGGKKIDSKGYFQHPKYGKQVLSYIAHLGDEFGYQIGKQIPVKIIRSGKEEEVRLTLKPFPYSSIRIPHRNLGSKSEYYFDGGFLFVELSEGYLLEWGKDWRSKVDRKLLYTFDYHKFSTGDKKEGKFVLLSQVIPDESNQGYHEVSGRLVDQVNGKPVRSIQDISNEVKSSKSRYITILLDDGTDIVLDKESLIAANQRIQKEYRIPKSSMGPR; encoded by the coding sequence GTGAAATCCAAGATCCTTCTAATCATCCTAAGCATTTGTGTTTTCAGTTCCGGATTATCCGCTAAAAAGCCAAAGTCTTCCTCTAAGACCGTTCCAAATGGAGTCGCGTCCCAAGCAAAAGTGGAAGAAGAATACAAAAAGAGTATAGTACAAATAAAGATCTCCTACCAAGAACCTGACTATTTCAATCCTTGGAAAAAGAAAAATCCAAAGGTAAGAAGAGGTGTAGGAATCGTCGTCCCTGGCGAAAAGATCTTACTCCCTGCTCATCTACTTACCCACTCCACGTTAATAGAAGTTAAAAAACATTCTTCTTATGCGGAGACAAAGGCAACTGTAGCGAGACAAGATCCGGAATCCGACCTAGCATTATTAAAAATAGAAGAAGAGAACTTCTTCAAAGATCTGATCCCTTTTGAATTCCAAAAAGAGATAGATTATCCTAGACAGGTTTCCATCTACCAATTGGACAATTCAGGTTCTATCCAATCCGCTTCCGGCGCTTTGATCAGTATGGATCTGGATCAATATCCCCAAGGAATGGTAGAACTTCCTGTATTGGATGTGAACTCTACTGAAACATTAAACGGTAACGGAGAAGTTCTATTAGAAAAAGGAAAAGTAAGCGGAATACTTTTCGACTTCTCCGGAGATAAAAACTCAGGCAGAGCAATTCCTTCTTTTTTGATTAGCAAATTTTTGGGAGATTTTGGTAAAACTGAGATCCCTTTTAAAGGTTTTCGTTATAGACCGATCATGGACAAGGCCACTAAGGATTATTATTCCCTCAAAACAAAAGACCAAGGCATCTTGGTAGCGGAAATCTTACCTGATAGTTCCGCGGATGGAATATTAAAGATCGGTGATGTGGTACTTGAATTCGGCGGCAAAAAGATTGATTCGAAAGGATATTTCCAACATCCAAAATACGGCAAACAGGTTCTATCTTATATAGCTCATTTGGGAGACGAATTCGGGTACCAAATCGGAAAACAAATCCCAGTCAAAATCATCCGATCCGGCAAAGAAGAAGAAGTCCGACTCACTTTAAAACCATTTCCTTATTCTTCTATTCGAATTCCCCATAGAAATCTTGGATCAAAATCCGAATACTATTTCGATGGTGGCTTCTTATTTGTAGAACTTTCAGAAGGTTATCTTTTGGAATGGGGAAAAGATTGGAGATCTAAAGTAGATCGCAAACTTCTATACACTTTCGATTATCATAAGTTCAGCACAGGCGACAAAAAAGAAGGTAAATTCGTATTACTTTCTCAAGTGATTCCGGATGAATCCAATCAGGGTTATCATGAAGTTTCCGGAAGACTAGTAGATCAAGTAAACGGAAAACCAGTTCGATCTATCCAAGACATTTCCAATGAAGTGAAATCTTCCAAGTCTAGATATATTACAATTTTATTAGATGATGGAACGGATATTGTTTTGGATAAGGAAAGTCTAATAGCTGCCAACCAAAGGATCCAAAAAGAATATAGGATCCCTAAGTCCTCAATGGGTCCTCGCTAA
- a CDS encoding permease, with translation MSKYKWFVAGDLDGFFGLMIDNLIQILVLVALCIGFCGMPQDFVFRVVIPGAAISLLVGNLFYAWQARQLSLAENRSDVTALPYGINTVSLFAFVFFVMFPVYQKTNSYKAAWSIGLLASFVSGLIEFFGAFVAEKIRKATPRAALLSALAGIALTFISMDFLVRTFLNPLVAFVPFGIILLQYFGRVVFPFKIPGGLISVIVGTLLAWYLPHITGKQMMDGAALHSSIDFGFNFPVWSGLDLFDAWSQIGIREYLSVILPMGIFNVIGSLQNIESAEAAGDKYNTRNSLMMNGVGTIIGSLFGSPFPTTIYIGHPGWKALGARSGYSSLNGIFMTLIAFFGLVSFVCALIPVEAGMAIVLWIGIVIGAQAFEATPTRHAPAVVLGLLPALAGWGVLMIQSAFNYAAPILAKAVEGTEAASKTQNIWLSTVPLDQPIFPYSLGGLLSLSQGFLLSSMVWAAIATFVIDRDFKKAIIASLIGAFLAGTGFIHSYSLAGNAILNSFQLNLGPFVWAYLLLAGLFLLASFLKKEPRAV, from the coding sequence ATGAGCAAATACAAATGGTTTGTTGCCGGGGACCTAGATGGATTCTTCGGCCTGATGATCGATAACCTCATCCAAATTTTGGTTCTGGTAGCTTTGTGTATTGGCTTTTGCGGAATGCCTCAGGATTTTGTATTCAGAGTCGTAATTCCAGGAGCTGCAATTTCTCTCTTAGTCGGAAATCTTTTCTACGCTTGGCAGGCAAGACAACTCTCACTTGCAGAAAACAGAAGTGATGTAACCGCATTGCCTTATGGGATCAATACTGTTTCCTTATTCGCATTTGTATTTTTTGTAATGTTCCCTGTATATCAAAAGACAAATAGTTATAAGGCGGCTTGGTCTATCGGACTTCTCGCAAGCTTTGTATCCGGTCTCATCGAATTCTTTGGGGCATTTGTTGCCGAAAAGATCCGCAAAGCAACCCCAAGAGCGGCACTTCTATCTGCACTCGCAGGGATCGCACTTACATTTATCTCCATGGACTTTTTAGTCCGTACATTCTTAAATCCGTTAGTTGCATTTGTCCCATTCGGAATTATACTTTTACAATATTTCGGAAGAGTTGTTTTTCCATTTAAGATCCCAGGTGGACTCATTTCAGTAATCGTAGGAACCTTACTTGCATGGTATCTTCCTCATATCACTGGAAAACAAATGATGGATGGAGCTGCATTACACTCCTCTATTGATTTTGGATTTAATTTCCCAGTATGGAGCGGCCTGGATCTATTCGATGCTTGGAGCCAAATCGGAATTAGAGAATATCTATCCGTGATCTTACCAATGGGAATTTTTAACGTAATCGGTTCATTACAGAATATTGAATCTGCAGAAGCAGCCGGAGATAAATATAACACCAGAAATTCTCTAATGATGAACGGTGTAGGAACAATTATAGGTTCTTTATTCGGATCTCCTTTCCCAACTACAATTTATATCGGTCATCCGGGTTGGAAGGCGCTCGGAGCTAGATCAGGTTACTCAAGTCTAAACGGGATTTTCATGACTCTAATCGCATTTTTTGGTTTAGTCAGTTTTGTATGTGCTCTCATTCCTGTAGAAGCGGGAATGGCAATCGTACTTTGGATCGGGATTGTGATCGGTGCACAAGCATTCGAAGCGACTCCTACTAGACATGCACCTGCAGTTGTGCTTGGACTTCTCCCTGCTCTTGCCGGTTGGGGAGTTTTGATGATCCAGAGCGCATTCAATTATGCGGCTCCAATTCTTGCAAAAGCGGTAGAAGGAACAGAGGCAGCTTCTAAAACCCAGAATATCTGGCTTTCCACAGTTCCGCTGGATCAACCTATTTTCCCATATTCTCTTGGTGGACTTTTGAGTTTATCTCAAGGATTTTTACTTTCCTCTATGGTTTGGGCAGCGATCGCAACATTTGTGATCGATAGAGATTTCAAGAAGGCGATCATTGCCAGTTTAATAGGTGCATTTCTGGCCGGAACAGGATTTATACATTCTTATTCACTAGCTGGGAACGCAATTTTGAACTCTTTTCAGCTAAACTTGGGTCCATTTGTTTGGGCATATTTGTTACTTGCGGGACTTTTTCTTTTAGCTTCTTTCTTAAAGAAGGAACCAAGAGCGGTCTAA
- a CDS encoding AZOBR_p60025 family cell surface glycopolymer formation protein, with translation MFEFISKIFQNEKLKSEWINVLGNPKLVTVIFIILYSFSSFCVWKKYSWSPSSQINFGKEFADQNKEQTPPGAIVFLGEEGNLGAGYDGQIFYYYSRMLSGFSLDWPNGFETSFRAPRIGYPLLVSPFGWFGMNATIFGMYILNLGIFYLSYLAIRDLLPDPKKYLSAFYLLSPFALGSYILLVSDTVMMGLSILAYWSYIRKRFIIFSLFAGLAILTKEQAIFLFFPLGLMTLFQKEYRKSIWVASSLLLPGAWSIYLRTQFPEWTPGSLGHFFDPFGGLLGYFGELQQAIVSGDLNLILLVKKFSRLPLVLLLLSGTYLLFRGDWKKGLVFRIGFGILLLTAYAGGYILYWATYENVSRMFTFSLPLLILWEKEDDTIPSGTYWVLTGIILVSFLIKLAFVSKVLRHLIW, from the coding sequence ATGTTCGAATTCATTTCTAAAATTTTTCAGAATGAGAAACTTAAGTCAGAGTGGATCAATGTTTTAGGAAATCCTAAACTAGTTACCGTTATTTTTATCATTTTGTATTCCTTTTCCTCTTTTTGCGTTTGGAAGAAATACTCTTGGAGCCCGAGTTCGCAAATAAATTTCGGTAAAGAATTCGCCGACCAAAACAAAGAGCAAACTCCTCCGGGTGCAATCGTTTTCTTAGGAGAGGAGGGGAATCTCGGTGCTGGTTATGACGGGCAGATCTTTTATTATTATTCTAGAATGTTATCCGGCTTTAGCTTGGATTGGCCGAATGGTTTCGAGACCAGTTTCAGAGCGCCCCGAATAGGTTATCCGCTTTTAGTTTCTCCATTCGGTTGGTTCGGGATGAATGCGACCATCTTCGGGATGTACATTCTGAATTTGGGGATCTTCTACCTTTCTTACCTTGCTATCCGAGACTTATTACCGGATCCTAAAAAGTATTTAAGCGCATTCTATTTACTTTCTCCATTTGCTCTGGGGAGTTATATCTTACTTGTATCCGACACGGTGATGATGGGCCTAAGTATCTTAGCATACTGGTCTTATATTAGAAAAAGGTTTATAATCTTCTCCTTATTTGCCGGTCTCGCAATACTCACAAAAGAACAGGCAATCTTTTTATTTTTCCCTTTGGGACTAATGACATTGTTTCAAAAGGAATATAGAAAAAGTATCTGGGTGGCTTCTTCTTTACTCCTTCCTGGGGCTTGGAGCATTTATCTAAGGACACAATTCCCGGAATGGACCCCGGGAAGTTTAGGCCATTTTTTTGATCCATTCGGAGGACTTTTAGGATATTTCGGGGAACTCCAACAGGCTATAGTTTCAGGGGATCTAAATCTTATCCTATTGGTCAAAAAATTCTCCAGATTACCTTTGGTACTTCTTCTTTTATCCGGGACCTATCTGCTATTCAGAGGTGATTGGAAAAAGGGCCTGGTATTTAGGATTGGCTTTGGAATTCTTTTATTAACCGCGTATGCGGGAGGTTATATTCTCTATTGGGCTACCTATGAGAATGTTTCGAGAATGTTTACATTCAGCCTTCCTTTATTAATTCTTTGGGAAAAAGAAGACGATACGATTCCAAGCGGAACCTATTGGGTCCTAACAGGCATTATTCTAGTTTCGTTTTTAATAAAATTGGCATTCGTTTCTAAAGTTTTACGTCACTTGATCTGGTAA
- a CDS encoding RNA recognition motif domain-containing protein: protein MQNRKLFVGNLNYSVRQQEISDLFSNYGEVAYAKVIEGKGFGFVEMASEEQAENAKNSLNGTEFKGRTLNIDIAKPQTFNKPRRH from the coding sequence ATGCAGAATCGCAAACTCTTTGTAGGAAATCTTAATTACTCCGTTCGCCAGCAGGAAATCAGTGACCTGTTCTCCAACTACGGAGAAGTAGCTTATGCAAAAGTAATTGAAGGTAAAGGATTCGGATTCGTAGAAATGGCTAGCGAAGAGCAAGCCGAAAACGCGAAGAATAGTCTAAACGGAACTGAGTTCAAAGGTAGAACTTTGAATATCGATATTGCTAAACCACAGACTTTCAACAAACCAAGAAGACATTAA